The Salvelinus fontinalis isolate EN_2023a chromosome 9, ASM2944872v1, whole genome shotgun sequence genome has a window encoding:
- the ciao2a gene encoding cytosolic iron-sulfur assembly component 2A, with protein MEEKALEVYDVIRTIRDPEKPNTLEELNVVCEECVEVQELGEDEYLIIIKFSPTVPHCSLATLIGLCLQVKLQRCLPFKHKLDIFISEGTHSTEEDINKQINDKERVAAAMENPNLRDIVEQCVTEPDD; from the exons ATGGAAGAGAAAGCATTAGAAGTATACG ATGTCATTCGCACTATTCGAGACCCAGAGAAACCAAACACGTTGGAGGAATTGAATGTCGTGTGTGAAGAATGTGTTGAAGTCCAAGAGCTTGGAGAGGACGAGTATCTCATAATTATCAAGTTCTCCCCAACTGTCCCACACTGCTCTCTGGCAACACTAATCG GCCTGTGCTTACAAGTTAAACTGCAAAGATGCTTGCCGTTTAAACACAAG TTGGACATTTTCATATCTGAGGGAACCCATTCTACAGAGGAAGATA ttaacaaacagatcaacgACAAGGAGAGAGTAGCAGCTGCTATGGAGAACCCCAACCTGCGTGACATCGTGGAGCAGTGTGTTACTGAACCTGATGACTGA